From Microbacterium sp. LWH11-1.2, one genomic window encodes:
- a CDS encoding LacI family DNA-binding transcriptional regulator, with protein MRDVAELAGVSGQTVSRVANNLGNVTERTRRRVELAMKELGYRPNIAARALRNGEFRSIAVVVFGLETLGNVRTVSAIAEEAARRSYAVELISVQHSPEEAGTADFSWAIRRLGQDAVDGIILILETSNSAGAAVRLPPGVPAVIVDAGAAFEHPSVDANQEQGARLAVDHLLELGHPTVWHIAGPPESNAAAARARAWRTQLEQAGRLVPEMLIGDWTPESGYNAALELAARQEVTAVFAANDQMALGALRAFHENGVPVPEGISVVGFDDMVESSQFWPPLTTVRQRFKAAGATAVSLLVDQIEHGEAPAGRRVIDTELVVRASTGPFGERSSRR; from the coding sequence ATGCGCGACGTGGCCGAGCTCGCGGGCGTATCCGGACAAACCGTCTCTCGCGTGGCGAACAATCTGGGCAACGTGACGGAGCGGACACGCCGTCGCGTCGAACTGGCGATGAAGGAGCTCGGCTATCGTCCGAACATCGCGGCGCGTGCCCTCCGAAACGGCGAGTTCCGATCGATAGCCGTCGTGGTGTTCGGCCTCGAGACTCTGGGCAACGTGCGGACAGTGAGCGCGATAGCCGAGGAGGCGGCGAGACGGAGCTATGCCGTCGAACTGATATCGGTGCAGCATTCGCCCGAAGAAGCGGGCACGGCCGACTTCTCATGGGCCATACGTAGACTCGGGCAGGATGCCGTCGACGGCATCATACTGATCCTGGAGACGAGCAACTCCGCCGGAGCGGCAGTGCGCCTACCTCCTGGCGTTCCCGCGGTGATCGTCGATGCGGGCGCCGCTTTCGAGCATCCGTCGGTCGACGCGAACCAGGAGCAGGGCGCCCGCCTCGCCGTGGATCACCTTCTTGAGCTCGGACATCCGACCGTCTGGCATATCGCCGGGCCGCCCGAATCGAACGCGGCGGCTGCACGTGCACGAGCATGGCGGACTCAGCTCGAACAAGCCGGTCGACTCGTTCCCGAGATGCTCATCGGCGACTGGACCCCTGAGTCCGGCTACAACGCAGCGCTGGAACTGGCCGCCCGCCAGGAAGTGACGGCGGTCTTTGCAGCAAACGATCAGATGGCACTCGGCGCCCTCCGCGCGTTTCACGAGAACGGGGTCCCTGTACCTGAGGGCATCAGCGTCGTGGGATTCGACGACATGGTCGAGTCATCGCAGTTCTGGCCCCCGCTCACGACGGTGCGGCAACGCTTCAAGGCAGCGGGTGCCACCGCCGTATCCCTGCTCGTCGACCAGATCGAGCATGGTGAAGCCCCGGCAGGACGGCGCGTGATCGATACAGAGCTCGTGGTGCGCGC